A region of the Phaseolus vulgaris cultivar G19833 chromosome 11, P. vulgaris v2.0, whole genome shotgun sequence genome:
cagcAAATAGAGTTTTGTTGAGGGGTTTGAAACGCAGATTggagaaggctaaaggggcgtgggcagccTTTCAAACgcaccacgcctcaatcttccaccatggaaaCGCCTTTCAGCCTGGTGTATGGAtcggacgccatgatcccagtggagatccacgagagctcgcctcgtttcctaggtttcgtggcagaagagtccaacgaagaaaggagggtcAACCTGGACCTAATAGATGAAGCCAGAGAAGAGGCGAAAATTAAGGTTgaggctgtgaagagaagagtggagcgtcaattcagctctaaggtgaagctacGACAGTTCCGGGTTGGTgatctggtcatgaggaagACTCACCCGTACGAGTTAGAAAACatgttgtctcccaagtggactggaccgttcagagtaaCCAAAGCTAAGGGGAATGGTTCGTATAAGTTAGAGACTCTAGAAGGAGGCCCCATCCCACGAAATTGAAATGCggcgaatttaaagttttattttagttgaagcattgtaaaggggacactcttctTCCCTCTCGAGGCTTTTTTAACGAtgtcacccaaataaagaaaagaaaagtttaagaTATTCTTGCCTTAGTTTTCCCTTTCATGTAAgatcaaagatcaaagaaacaaaaacaaagacgacgcgtcgccaagatgaggcgtcgccaagagtaGGTATCGCCAAATAAAGGAGCGGAGGTCAGACGCAGagcaagataacaggtatgtGAGTAGAAGTTAAAATCCAGGAGCCTAGttcttgagcaggggttaagggattccttcgggacgccccctcctcaagtatgaatagctagccccagtAACAGATGtcagtatgagttaaaatccgggagcctagtccttgagtaggggttaagggattctttcgggacgccccctcctcaagtatgaataactagccccggtaccagatgtcAGTACAAGTCAAAAATCCGGACgtctagtccttgagcaggggttatgggattccttcgggacgccccctcctcggGAATATACAGCTAGCTCTGGTGTCTGGTGTTTTAGACACCCTGATGACGATACGGCATTGACGTAGTAGGCCTCTACTTAGGTGTGGGCACCAAACGCAAAGAGATAAGGGCTAAGTTTCCTTGGTGTtttagacactccatggacgatacggtgctgattgtataggcctctccatgggcgtgggcaccagagcGCGACTTTTGTCCCAAGTGTCTAAATACGCAGAGGACACCTAGAGCAGGTCCCTCCTTGAGCATGGGCACCCAGTACAGTTGAGATAAGCcttcctcgcccttgagcgaggTCGAGGccagaaagaaaaatatgagaCACCTTTCGCCCCAAGCAATGGCAAAGCCAGCGATGCCCTTGGAAGTAAGCGCTTGGGGGCTCAAGAACAAGTAAGTGAAGAGTAAGAAGGAGAAGCATAAAAACACGAGTTATCAGAGACAAGAAAAATACACAAAGTTAAATTCTCCTTTGCCTTTGGGCAATGATGaggcaggcgacgccttcatggGGAAGATTCCTTGCAGATGTGAAGGCCAAGTGAAGTTCTAAGTGAAAAGATCAGAAGAAGGGTATGCACCGCTACTCAGAAGGGAAGAATGGAAAGAGAAggtcacgtgctacctaaagagtcAAAGACAAGGCGAAGAAGCGATGCATTGAAAGTAAGTACCAGTTACGCCTTTGATTTAGTAAAGCAAGCAGTAAAGCAGAAAAGCTAAAGGTACACGAGGATGTAAAGATAAAGCTCGAATAAACATTTAAATGAAGTTGAGTGTCAAAATTACAGAGCAAATGTTAGAAAATTGCAGTTGGAGGTGTCAACTCCCAGGTTTTCGCAGGCGGCTTGAGCCAAGGCCTCCTTGAATCCCTCTGTAAAGATATCAGCCATGTTGTCAATGAGCTTTCCTTTAGCCCGCTCCAGATTTTCAATGGTGGAGTCTCGGGCTTCCCTCTCTACAATGAGCTCCCTCTTGGCCCTCTCCAGCTTTTCAATCGCGGAGTCACCAGAGGCTAGCTGCTTCTCAAGAGCTTCCTTCTCCACTTGAAGCCTCTTCAGTTCAGTCTGAAACTGATTGTGCTCGGTTTAGAGAAGGTTGAGCTTTTCCATCTTTTCAGCTAGCTCCCCTTCGGTCTTCTCCAGTGATTGCCCCCGGGCAGCACATTGATCAGCAAGTAGTTTTTGTTGTGCCTCGAAGGTTCGCATCACCGCTTCAAGGGTGACGATCTTGGACTGAAGAGAGGCTACCTGCTCAAGGAGCTCAGTGAGCCGTTTGCAGGCTTCAGCGTTGGACTCTCGGGCATCTCTCAAGGAGGCTTTGTAGACCTCCTCCTGGCACGCCCAGCTACGGCACAGGCTCTCCTTCTCTTCCTTCAGGACGACCACTTCCTGTCGAAGGGTTTGGAGCGTGCGCGCCTCAACAACTTTAGACTTTGCTTGGGCGCGCCACTCAAGGGCAACAACCAAGAAGGCACCTAAGTTGTAAGGCATGCCCTCTGACCGTGGCGCCCCGGAAGGTTTGCCTAGCGACAGCTTATCATTAAAGCCCCTCATCAGCTGCATGATGGGAGAGGGAATTGTTATAAGTTCTAGGGTGGTTGTTGGGGCGGTTGGTGTTGGAGTTGTTGTTGATGTTGGGATTGGCGCTGGTATTGACACTGGTGAAGGCATAGACTCCACCATCCCCTCATCTTGGACTGTTTGGCATGGGGGAGATGTGGAGCTAGGGGGTTATCCCTCATGGACCCCCCCGTGTGGAGGCGAAGAAGAGCACGAGCGGACGACTCAATTGGTCCTCCTCTTATAAGCAGGCCCAACATCCGAGTCGTCGTCCTCGGAAGACACGACAAGCACCCTCTTGCCTTTGTCGGGAGCAGCTATGGAGGGAGCACTAGCTGCAGCCAGTGGGACTGCAGCAATGGGAAGAGGGGAGTTGGGTGTTTGGAGTGTTGGAGGAGAGTGGGGTGTTTGGGTTGAGGAAGGTGTTTGCGATGTGAGAGgggagtttggtgtttggtgggAATGGGGGGAGGTGTTGGAGGCACCGCCCTTTGCAGACTGTGCGCCAAGGCGAGCCTTCAAAGACCTGGCCAAGTCAGCTCGTGTTGCGGAATCCATCACTGATGCTGCACCAAAACAAACCAAGCAACAAAAGATTACGGAGGGCAAGGCATGGaaacacaaaatcaaatttcGAACTCAGAGGCCAAGAACATGATTCCACTCTGCTACGAAGGTAAATTCAGGAAGCAACAACACGCGTAGGGGTTAGAGCAAATAAACATTGCTTCCAATAACTAGAGAACGACCAAGAATCAGATATGAAGATAACAAGTAAAGGACGAGACTCCCTACCAAAGTATGCAGAGAGGGCGTTGGCCTTAAATTCGCGAGATATCAATGTTGGGGTGTGGAAGACGACTTTCAGGCCAGCCAACGCCACACACACCTCCCTATCGGTAGAGGCCAACTCGTCCAGAGATTTAGGTTTGATCGGATTGAGCTTCTCTGTCCAGTatagggggaagccatccaggGCTGtagggtcgtgcttggcgcaacacaccctgaagaagTTACCCTTCCAACCTttgaaggagttttggaagagggtgaAGAGGATCCTGCTAAAGACCCCagaaaagctcacccagagaCTTTTCCCTTGCTTTTTTACTTCAAAAAATTGGAGGAAAACATCCACTGATGGTGGGATGCCCAGGTACCCACATAAGATCTGGAAGGCCCAGACGAAGGCCCAGCCATTGGGATGTAGCTGGGCAGGAGCTACATTGACCTCCGtgagcagctccctctcgaaggtCGTGAAGGGGAGGCGCAGGCCGATACGTTTGAATACTGCTtggtaaaagaagaagaagggttttcCCCCATTGGACCTATCGTCCACGCAAACTGGCTCCCCAGGGGTGCCATGACGAATGGAGATGTGGGAATCATGGGTTTTGCAGAAGGCGTTCAAGTTATATAACCGCAAATCACCCAGATGATTCTCTATGTCTTCAACAGTGGTCAGATTGGTGCATTCGTTCAATAGCTCGTCGGAGGCCCATGAATAGAGGGCCTTGTAGTGAACCCCTGGGGGAGGGGGATTAGGTGTTATTTTTGTTCGCGCCATGCATGgatgaagagctgaagaaagaaGGTAAAGGTTCAGCAAAGAGGGCTCGACGAGGCAAGGGGGGagaaaaccctagaaaaatCCTACCCACGCGGAAAAAGGAAGAACGGGGAAAAACgaagaaataagaaaaacacaGAGATCAAGAAATGAAAGCAGACCCAGGCAGTTATGAGGTTAATACAGTAACGAGCAAAgcaaacaagaaagaaaaaccatacctttgaggTTGGTGCGTAGAAAGGCGAGAGCTTTCGGGAGGAGAAGAAACACGAGAGTTGCAGAAAATCGCAAGGGCTTCAGAGAAGGGATGAACAATAGAAGAGAGTGCAAAGAGATGAATGAAACAATGACTTGAGCGCGCGTTTTCAAAAGTTATAACGTTAACTCAAGAAGTGCTAACGACGCGCACCCTCAGCCGCTGGATCGCGCCACGTGTCGAAGGATTAAGCCCTAACTTGAAGCGCAAAGGGCACCAAGCGCTGACCGTGAGATTGAGCCATGTGTGACGAGATTAGAGCAAGAACCAAAGCGTCACATTTCTCGCTCAGAGAGTGTGACATCGTCAGAGCACTCGAAGGTACGTCACATCAGCGGtacagagaatgtcacgtcagctgagaatgtcacgtcaactgATCAGAGAATGACAAATCATCAGAATGCCACGTGGAgaatagggcgaggccttagtcgttttgctgaaaacaagttatcagctcaagactggggggcttgtgtactgtcCCGTCCCCGGCCATTGACCAAAattcaaagtcaaagtcaacacatagTGGGACCGCTCGAGGGCCCCACAGAAAGGAAAGGAAGTCAACAGGTGGACCGCTTGGGACATCGCCAGGAAAAGGCGTCGCCTcgcaaaggcgtcgcccaagaaaggcgtcgcctcgcaaaggcgtctcccaagaaaggcgtcgcctcgcaaaggcgtcgccaggtaaagGCATCACCAAGATAAGACAATAGCCGAGTCAAGACAGCAGAAGGAGGGCTCAGGCCTCCTTGACAGCTCAAAATGGCGACAAAGTGAAagaaaaaggtggcttcaaggccacagTCCTAGTACTAGTAGGGAGTAAcctaactcgtgaagtacccacgccaccgctgggaaaccctgggacagatacaaCCCATGATGGGGCCAcacccaggggagaaccacgtgcatggtacgagagaaacgtagatacactcccaaggtGAATGACTGgaagttggggcgcatgagttggcacccagaaagtcacccccttgCGCCAAAGTGCACTTCGAGAAAGGAGGGTTTGCAcgatggattaaccctaagttgggttacgacgctgtagggccctccacgaagagtcgcgatcaagtcagaagaacacatggCAATAAGTGCTGAAAACATCAAGGCTTTCCTaaaaagttcgctaaggtacgcgttaattcagttaagattcgaacgttccaaggaatatttctatacactttcaatgcgctttaacacGATTTAAATGCAGAAGGTGTATAAAAGGGGGGCCTTGGGACATTTGAAAAGGGgcccgagttttgacctaattctggtagttttacacagagcacaaaccctagttgtcttaGCTGTGCACCCACTGTGTGCACAAgacgattagggcaacacagcTTTAGTCATTCAGTATAGTTTTCGACCACCCTCAGAGCATTCAGTCACATTGTTCTACCCGAgggtgcgtcacctttgatgtttctcgctagctgacttggtcgtcgaagtgcaaacggctgcgagggcgcccctttgttcacttcttttcaggtactcacagacggagcataatgaaggtgccctagctcgtgaggacaagccacacATAAAGAcaacccaggtcaaccggcgggaacagtTTCCTCACTCTCAGTTGAAAAGTTActggttgaagatacttcattCTCTTCCCAAGAAATGTAAGCTCTTCTCCCCTTACTTCTTTCAACTTTCTTGCTGACAGatttgtcctttgattgattgtttggacaatccatcttgatgtgccctgttttaccacaaccaaagcaaagCAAGTGTAGTTAGAGGAATTTGattcattgggtttaggatacctttttttctattttttcctatctctgtttttcttcttcaggAATCTGTTGAACCTCTTTGTAAGTAAGCTAATCGTTTCATCATGTTCAGCATCTTCTTTCTCTTCATTGATGTCACTCTAGGCACTTCCTTTGAGTGCAAGTCCCTTGGGTTTCCTTTCCACTGTTTCTtgctctttgagtctcttgagctccagctcatgctccattaatttcccaaatagtgcagcagttgacagctttgacagatcacagctttctgatatggcagtcaccttgGGTTGCCaacttctgtcgaggcacttcagcACTTTTATGTGGAGTTCCTCTTTGTCAAATTCCTTTTCCAAACCAGTAAGATGATTCACAATGAGGGttaaccttttctgcacatcagcaatgctctcttCGAGTTGCATTCTAAAAagttcatactcttggatgagagaatgTTTTCTTGATCTCTTCATATCCTCAATGCCTTCATGAGTAACTTccaagacttcccacatctccttagctgaactACATTGAGATAttctgaagaactcatccattatCAATGACgaagttatgatgttcttggctacaagatcatattgagccttcttcttttcACTCTCACTCCATTCAGATCTTTGCTTTGCCACTTCTTCAtacttgacaacctgcattggcacatagggTCCATGGACCACAGCCTCCCAAATAAACgagtcaatagattccatgaaaactttcattctaattttccaaaagGCATAATTCATCCCACtgaacataggaggtctattaatagacgatccctcagcaaaaagcactttaaactcatacattattgcaaacaaacttgattaaaatacaagtcctatcttttgataccaattgttgggttcaatagtgtcaaagtttaAGAGGGGGatgaattgagcttttaaaactttcgcACAGATTCAAATTTTATCGcagtacacagaaaataaatcgatttatttagcaatgaatagatttatttttatattgtttatgtaCTTTAAGGCGTTTATCTCagttgaatgacttttaatttttgaattgagTTAGATGATATGCAGCCAAATATCAAATTGATTTTCACAGAACTAACACAGAGAGCTACAACAGTTGATCACCACCTTTGAATGCAATGTTAATGCTTGTTTTTAAAAACACTTAACAGATTGTATTAACTTTCACAGAACATGAATTTCACTGATGTTTCAACACATAAAGACTTATGCAGAAGTTCTTCAGGGAGTTTTCCAGAATATCAAGAACAGTATACACGTACCCAGAAAGAACATATTCAATTAcaattgaatagatttatttcttgacagtttAGTTTATTCAGCAGATATTGAGTGCAGGGATTAAGAGAGaaagaacacaaagcaattatactggttcactccaatgagctacatccagtcttgacctaatccaaggtgaaattcactaaaccacaattcaaaacaattacaaaaaccattgttcttgaacactacaagaacatgGCACActttgctgaaaaacactattccaacacacaccactcttcaagaaaccctatcaagaacagtttacaaccacactttaCACGAAATAGAAGAaagaaacgaatacacctgttAAAGAATGCAAAAAtttgccttaaaccagtagaacatATTGCTCACACAGTGAAAAcacctctaaccaagccttagaAGCAActaagaacaagcacactttgtgatatgcaaaatctttcaagaacacatgctaatCCTCTGAAATCTCTTATTTCtctgttgtaaaacttgttttctcaattatATGATCAACATTTAAAAGCCAGAACAAAATCTCTTTTTATAggaaaacattttataacaaaGTTTCAAAAAACAGTTCAAGTTGTTACaaaaaaaacagattgaaaataaaatgaattgatttattttcaaaggtTGTTAGAGAATTAGTTATatgtagaagacttagtcaaactccctggtgcaaggataaaacgtgaaaagccttttaagagaaccaaggcaccagactaaaaagaatctattcatttacagaagaacaaattcattttcaaaatgaTAACAGAACCTTCTTAACAAGTGAAACACAATCATTTTGATGGAATGAAGActtaatcaaaatacttgatgcacaaaacatgattttcaaaaacatttaatcaaAGCATCAATTGaagaaaagaatctattcatttagaaaataacatatttttttttctatgcactaaaggatatttttgcaaaaacatgtgaaaaacagtttcataaaacttgtgcttgctcttatcacatggtcaggggttaaaATGTGAGTTACCCAGCAAAAAGTCTACTCTAGACAACCTCTaaactatacctaagacattcttaaagcaaatgtaaATACTAAGGAAATTtacacaaatggcttcatcaaacacatgtcttgaaggggcaacatccatcttcaacaacagAGGCCCTTGGaaatggagcatacaggcttGAAACGTTAGAGGGAGGCGCGATTCCTCATACGTAGAATACgaccaacctcaagttttacttcAGTTGAACTTTAGCCTTGTACATAGTttttaggggacactctttttcccttccaagggttttttaacgaggtcacccaataaatttcGATTGAAGTATATTCTCGAATATTTTGTACAATGCAGTTACGAACcgttcacttgggttagaagtATCGAGGAAGGGAAGGGTAGGTTagcagagaacacctccccctcgagtgagaacgccaaggtcgaaCGATATGGTTCACCAGTGAAATCCTCTTTCGTCTTTGAGCGAGGATGAGGTCAGTTACAAATTGTTCACTTGGGTTAAAAGTCTCGAGAGCGGGAAGggtaggttcgcagagaacacctccccctcgagtgagaacaccAAGAATGAACAAGTATGGTTAACCAGTGAAACCCTCTTTCGCCTTTGGCGGAGATGAGGTCAGGTAATAGCTGTTCACTTGGTTTAGAGGTCTTGAAATCGGGAAAGGTAGGGTCGCAGAGAACACCTGCCCCTCGAGTGAGAATGCCAAGGCCGAATAACGCAGTTCACAGTTAAACCTCCCTCTGACTTTATACAGCAAGGACGAGATCAGTTCAGAACCTTCCCCATGGGTTAGAGGTCTCAAGGATGGGCAGGATGGTTCATAGAGAATGCCTCCCTCCCCCTTTGAGTGAGAACACCAGGGGAAAGAAGTAAGGTtcaccagttaaatcctccccTAACTTTATACAGCAAGGACGAGGTCAACTATGAGTTTCCTCTTGGGCTAAAAATCTTAAGAGCGGGAAAGGAAGGTTCGCgaagaacacctcccctcttgTAAAAACGTCAAGGCTGAACAATGCAGTTTCCCAGTAAAACCTCTCCTTGACTTTATACAACAAGGACGAGGTCAGTTCAAAACCTTCCCCATGGGTTAGAGGTCTCAAGGGTGGGGAGGACAGTTTGTGAAGAACGCCTCCCCCTTTGACTGAGAATGTCAGGGGTAAGAAGAACGGTTCGCCAGTCAAAATCCTCATCTGCCCCATTAGGGTAGGGCCGAGGTCAGTTATGAGCCTTTCCGCCTGGATTAGAAGCCTCAAGGGAAGGCAGGacggttcgaagagaacgcctccACTTTTAGTGAGAATGTTAGGGCGGGAAACTCATGAGTTTCTCCTTGGGCTAGAAGTCTTGAGACTGGGCAAGACGGTTCGTAGAGAACGCCTCCCTCTCTCGAGTGAGAGCGCCGTAATGGAGACAGTATGGTATGGCAGGTGAACTCTCCTCAAACCTATTGTAGTCAAACTGGGGACAGATACAAATTTCTCCTTGGGTTAGAAGACTCGAAGTGGGATAGCGCGAAGTGCGCCTCCCTcttgagtgagaacgccaaggtgaGGATAGTACGGTTCACCAGCGGCATTAGCAAA
Encoded here:
- the LOC137838194 gene encoding uncharacterized protein, whose amino-acid sequence is MYEFKVLFAEGSSINRPPMFSGMNYAFWKIRMKVFMESIDSFIWEAVVHGPYVPMQVVKYEEVAKQRSEWSESEKKKAQYDLVAKNIITSSLIMDEFFRISQCSSAKEMWEVLEVTHEGIEDMKRSRKHSLIQEYELFRMQLEESIADVQKRLTLIVNHLTGLEKEFDKEELHIKVLKCLDRSWQPKVTAISESCDLSKLSTAALFGKLMEHELELKRLKEQETVERKPKGLALKGSA